The window AGCAGAAGAATCAGCTCTTGGCgatatttttcaagaaaaagaGAGTTCTCCCTTCGCAAAATCTCACCTGGATACTTGGATTGaggaaaaagggaaagaaatgaAGAGGTTGCAACGTATGATCGGCTACTTAGGAGACACTCCTTTCGTTGAAAATGTAGAAAGCGAATTCTTTGATCCAAGCAATGAGCACATTGTGTGTTGCACATTTAAGCTTGGCAACAAAGACGATCCTCAGATCTTGAGCATGGATGAATACCTGGCTGAAAAGGGTCCGGCAGAGTTGAAGAGAGGAGCATCAACAGGCTTAAATGACAAAAATGCCAATAAAATAATTCGTCAGACTCTGAAACAGTTCGCAGAACTCAAAGCTGCAAATGAAGACCACGCGGAAGTGAAGTTTCTCGCCACTGAGGAGTGTCTGTCTGACAATTTCAGTGGAAGGCTAGGAGTTTTCGTCTATCTGTACGAAGATGGTGATCTAGTTGATGACGATTTCAAGTCATCACCAAAACCAGAGAAACTAGAAGCAGAAAATGTGCAAGATGATTCTATCGAGCTTCGGTGGAATGACCCGCACTTCAGCCAGAACAAGATCAAAAAGTATAAAGTTCAGTACAAGAAAGATGAAGAAGCGAGCTCCGCCTGGATCACTCAGTACTCGGCGTGTAATAACGAGGCTGAGCAAACTACTACAGTATCTGGACTTCAGCCCGCTATCAAATACTTGTTCCGAGTATGCGCAATGGCACAGATTGTGGTTAGCCAATACAGTAACACTTTGTCTAAAACTACTCAACCAACAAGTCCGCCTGGCAAGCCATCCTTTGTAGCCGCAACGACTGACAGCATTACCATTGCTTTCACGAAACCCAAGAACATTGGAAAGGGCATTGAAATTCAGAAGTACAAGATTGAGTGGAGCACCAGTTCCCAACAGATGGAGCAAGTTCCGCAGAACACAGAAGGTGCGTCACTCGCTTGCGCAATCAGGGGTCTTGAAGCAGGAGTGCCTTATAAATTTAGAGTTACCGCGATTTGTGGTAGCAATGGAGAGAGCGCTCCCAGTGAGCTTAGTGATCCCTTACAAACCCAGGTTCCTCCAACAAAATTTGATGCGGTCAAGATTCTTCCCCTTTGCGAGATTGCTCAACCACCTGAAGATGGAAAGCCAGCAGTATTTACTCTTCCTCTAACACTTGTGCATGAAGACAGTAGTAGTCAACTGCGAAAATTTGTCATCAATCTTCAAGAGAATGGGGAACAGTCACCTGGTTTATCTCAATCCATTCCTGAGAAAGTGATAATGGTTGTTGGTTCAAGTGGCTCGGGCAAGACAACCACGGTGAATGCTATGATTAACCACGTCCTCGGGGTGGAGTGGATGGAAAACTTTCGTTTCAAGATGATACACGAGGTTTCTGGTAACCAAGGAGCGAAAACGATTGGAAATCAAGCACACAGTCAAACCCAGTTCGTAACTTGTTACACTCTACCCTACATGAAAGGATTCATATTACCTTATCACCTCACTGTTGTGGACACTCCTGGCTTTGGGGACACAAGAGGAATTGAGCGTGACAAAGTGATAACAGAACAGATCCGTAAATTCTTCGAAACGGAAGGTTTAGCAGGCATTGATCATGTTGATGCCATCTGCTTCGTGGCCCAAGCTGGGAATCCGAGGCTCACTCCAACCCAGCAGTATGTTTTCGACAGAATTCTTTCCATGTTCGGAAAAGATATCCGGAAGAATATCTTAGTGCTTTTTACCTTTGCTGATGGGCAAAGACCTCAAGCTCTGTCAGCAATACTAGAAGCCAAAATCTTAGAGGATGAAAAACACTTCTTCAAGTTTAACAACAGCGCTCTGTTTGTCGCTAACTCTGGTAAAGACGACGAAGACAACTTCGATAGAATGTTTTGGGAAATGGGAATCAATAGTTTCGATACCTTCTTTAGTTTTTTGGCCCAGATGGAACCAAAGAGTCACATCCTGACAAAGCAGGTGTTGAGTGAAAGAGTTCAGTTGGAAGTTCGACTTTGTGGTCTTCGTGAGAAGATCGACCTTGGAGTGAATAAACTGAGCGAGCTGCAGCAGTTAACGAGAACATTCAAGCAACATGCAGCCGACATCAACGCCAACAGAAACTTAAAGTTCTCTGTTGAAGAACCAAGGCGCAAATAAATACGGTTGGAAACCGGTATGTATACTACCAACTGCTTAACTTGCAACTATACCTGCCATTATCCTTGTTCAATTCCAAGAAATGAAGACAAGCATCGATGCGCTGCAATGACAGATGGGAGTTGCAGGGAATGTCCAAACAAGTGTCACTGGTCAAGGCACATAAATGACCAATATCGCAATGTAACAGAGTATATTACTGTGATAAAGGAATATGACGACATAAAGGACAGATACGATACGGCGGGTCAAGGCCAGAGTCGGGTGTAGGCTATGATCAAACAAGTAAAGGAAGACTTCAGGCGTACCAATCAAATCGTATTGAACTTTGTCGCCGAAATGGAGCGTGGTCTTAACAAGTTGTCAGAAATAGCCCTTAAAAAGGATCCACTGGAACAGGTCGATTACTTGGATCTTCTCATACAATCCGAGAAATCACAGGCAAAACCAGGCTGGAAAGAGCGGGTAAAATCGTTGCAGAAAACAAGGGACGCAGCAGTGCAAATCAATCGTCTTCGAAAGCCTGGATTCGACCCGTGGGAAGAATACCGAGAGAACGAAGAGACTCGGGAGTTCTTTCAGAGACAAACTGAAGAGGCTCAAAAAGGATTCCTCAGTCAATGCTGGAACAAAGCAAAGAAGGCAGCTGGTAAGGCAAAAGAAGCATTGTTTAGCTAAAACGAAGAAGGATGTGGATTAGTTGTAACAATGAAACTGGAGACTGGCTGAGATGAAAACAAAACTAGTTAGAAACCTAGTCAATTTAACTTTATAGTCAAtagtcttcgttttcgagtttcTTGAGCTCTATTTACCTTGCTTAACGAGACTGCGTATTTCCCTTTTCTCTGAGCGGCTGTGAAGTTCAATGATTTTCTTTGCAGAGTCAGTGCGGTTTTCATAGATGACCAATGCACAGAATCTAACAACCATCCTCGGGAACAGTAATTTAGTATTTTTAGAAGATGTTAGATGAAGTTTAAAATTGCTTAAGTTCAAAGTTGAtcactgaaaaaagaaataagggCTCGGCGTGAGGAAACCATGCAAGGGCTTTCTTTTAGGTAGCCCACACCCCATGAGTGAAATATCGTGGACACCATTAAGACATTAAGCCTATGCATGTTATACGACACAGAGGAGGACCTCCTTATTAAGCCTTTAAGAAGAGCATTAAGACAAATTATGTATTCGTGATTTAGTGTGCTACACCAAAAACGGCTCGAGTGCCAATTAGAGGTGATTGGTTGTTATTCAAAAACGATCATGTACTTGAAACCTATCgatgttctttttttcaaagtggATTTAAAACgatttttactttattttggACAATAGACATAGGCGAAGAAGTAGGCGTGTTAAAATTCTGTTCCTCTAGTTTATATCATTGACTTTTAGTGTTACCAAGTGATTTCAGACTTTTTCAATATATAGAGCTAGCGTGAAATCAAAACAGTAGGGTATTATGGGAACTATGATGGCAAAAAAGGAGTAGAGGTGTTACATATTTTTCTGTGGTATTCTACATTGATCTTTGGTGCTATCACTGAGTGATTTTAGACTTTTTCAATAGAGTGCAAAATCAAAACCGTATAGAAGGTTATTTTTGGGAACCACGACACATTGCAAAAAAAGGTGCAGAGGTGTTAAATATGTTTCTGTGATATTTTAGATTGCTTTTTAGTGTTAACAAGTGATTTCAGACTTTTTCAATAGAGTGCAAAATCGTCTTTACCTAATATACTCTGAGCATTATCTATGTTGAGTTCATTTGATCACGGTTCTTTTCTTATTGCCACGCTGAtaataattttcatattttccGTATTTTAAAAGATGACAAGTATTTGCCGTGGGAGTGCCATTGTTTGCAAGGGTGCCTTTGTTTCCATGGCAAGGGTACAGTACAGTAATGCTTAAAGGTTTTTTGGAGGATATGTTGAATGTTAATTagatgactttttttttttccaaatttcgaAAAGCCCTTTAAATTCCCTTACCTAATAAATGCCTCAGCTTTCTCGCGGCGCTTGAAATCTAAGAACCGCCAGTTACGCATGTTACAGGAAAAGTTGAGTCATTTACGAAAACGCGAGGACGTACGTGTACGTGCGTGcagcacatatttttgcggtactgtGAATAACGATTAGGTCAGatcgccaaatttgaggttttgacgacaacgtgaacatgcaacagagaatctttcttTCCTATTTCTACTCTGAAAATGCTCGTACCAATTAATTTTTAGCCGGGATACTTTGCTAACATTGTACGAGGTAAataagatggaataatcgcaaaagactTACAATAGTGCAAAGTCATATTTTAAGGTGACGGTTTCGTCGAcaccgtcgtagatcttaaacgtCCCTATATTTTATCATTAGCAGCAACAGAATAGTTACAAACTGGAAAACGTGCACTATGTCCTCTGGAATATGTGAAGTGCAGTTATGTGACATTGCTAGATCAACTAGAAACAAATTAAAGTGTGTGAATGTTCCCTTCAGCCTCTTTCAAGCCGGTCTTTTCTATTTGCGTTCGACATTAGGAGAATGCAGTtttctaatcttgggtatcctgtgccTTAGCAAGTTTCGTTTCTCGTTCGTCTGTTTCTTCTGcaccatcttgaattacgtcattCGTGCATGCACATCTCGGTTTTGATACGTCATATGCTCAAATGACCACCTCTTTACTCACTCCCAACTTTCTATGATTTTCAGCCATATTCCACAAGCCTTATGCTTTTGATAGACGTCTTTGCATTAATACATCGTCTTCATAGTATCTCGCCTCGTGTCGAGTGATTCCCCAAAGTTCTCCCATTGAACGCTCTTCATCAGGGACGGCGGAGCGTATTTTGTATTGGGGTCAGAgacgctaacttgtagggggttctAAGGGaattctccgccagaaaattttgaaatctgaaagctcggaaatgctactttcagcattctcgaCGAGATATCAAAAAAATAATCGTGGATCAATCGTCAAATGACAGATGTTGTACTTCTTATCGAACTCTGTTTGTCTTGATGCTTTcctcattttgttttgtttttccttcggtttagttttcttttttttatgttcTGTGggtttttaaattatttttacttttttttttatttttaaatttttattttttgcttcaagtttgggggggggggggtgggagcTAACGCCCTCCCAGCCCCCCGGCTTCGCCGTCCCTGTTCATAATCAATGATTACTCCACGATTTATGTCTCCTAAAGTGACGAATGGTCAGGATTCCGTTAAATATAAGTATCCCGATTGAAAAAAGGCATTACGTACCCTGCGTAGCAGCcggtttggtgaattttagaaGCTTCTTTGCACCGGGGTTGACTTTTGAGTGTTCATGGCTACGAGAAAAGCAAGTGAATGGGGAGGGGTAGGGGTGGGAGAACGAGCGAGGAACTGCCTGCAATCAACTCCACGACATTTTCGAAACCTCCCATTTCCAATCATGTGTGACGAGCACGGGTTCGATGTCAACTCCCAGCCAATCATAGAGCGCCTTGTGTAAACATTGGCGGTAATACAGTTATTTCGTTTGGGAAGAAATTTACAAGATTGAACTGAGATTTCAACTTACCGTTAACGCTTCAACTtgttgtgaaaaagaagttgaagtggaCTCGGAAATTATTACTGATGC of the Montipora capricornis isolate CH-2021 chromosome 7, ASM3666992v2, whole genome shotgun sequence genome contains:
- the LOC138056441 gene encoding uncharacterized protein; its protein translation is MSRRKHIIPALGRPFDLGMLYDRRSEKLILGKTLWSPDCLSEGVNIVTKPYTNSDILTEDTIDDKTSALNVEASLKLSFLGGLVDLQGAAKYLGDRKTSSRHSRVVLKYETTTELKQLTMEHLGRGKVQHPEVLDQDIATDVVIGILYGAKAFLIFDQEVSKDESLKEVHGNMEVLVKALPNVSIDGNGSVDMTEDQKKETKAMRCKMYGDFRTEESPTTYAEAVRVYKRLPSLIGDKGQNAVAVQVYLRPLSEIDSKGQQMVREISANYISKTCEIQEHIQWIELQCSELRREDVCLSFPRVKRQLTSFKDNISQYRNSLQKKLLFLLPTIRGGGAEESALGDIFQEKESSPFAKSHLDTWIEEKGKEMKRLQRMIGYLGDTPFVENVESEFFDPSNEHIVCCTFKLGNKDDPQILSMDEYLAEKGPAELKRGASTGLNDKNANKIIRQTLKQFAELKAANEDHAEVKFLATEECLSDNFSGRLGVFVYLYEDGDLVDDDFKSSPKPEKLEAENVQDDSIELRWNDPHFSQNKIKKYKVQYKKDEEASSAWITQYSACNNEAEQTTTVSGLQPAIKYLFRVCAMAQIVVSQYSNTLSKTTQPTSPPGKPSFVAATTDSITIAFTKPKNIGKGIEIQKYKIEWSTSSQQMEQVPQNTEGASLACAIRGLEAGVPYKFRVTAICGSNGESAPSELSDPLQTQVPPTKFDAVKILPLCEIAQPPEDGKPAVFTLPLTLVHEDSSSQLRKFVINLQENGEQSPGLSQSIPEKVIMVVGSSGSGKTTTVNAMINHVLGVEWMENFRFKMIHEVSGNQGAKTIGNQAHSQTQFVTCYTLPYMKGFILPYHLTVVDTPGFGDTRGIERDKVITEQIRKFFETEGLAGIDHVDAICFVAQAGNPRLTPTQQYVFDRILSMFGKDIRKNILVLFTFADGQRPQALSAILEAKILEDEKHFFKFNNSALFVANSGKDDEDNFDRMFWEMGINSFDTFFSFLAQMEPKSHILTKQVLSERVQLEVRLCGLREKIDLGVNKLSELQQLTRTFKQHAADINANRNLKFSVEEPRRK